In the genome of Rhizobium etli 8C-3, one region contains:
- a CDS encoding efflux RND transporter periplasmic adaptor subunit, translating into MAFWKQFVLSLIVIAAGFAGWIFLVPGAADVLRNAGVPQNLVARVAPPVKPGGDASGQGEGSQGGRNGGGRNSAVLVVTQAVVQGVVNDRLNAIGTGDAIRSVAVTPQAMGTIREILIKSGDKVKQGQVLAKLDSEEQVIAKGQAEVALKSAIEKSNLYHNIKSSVARMDVFDAEIAEQGARLQLQAAELNLTRRNIVAPIDGIVGIVPVNIGDNVTTSTPIVTLDDRSEILVDYWVPERFANTVSVGQPVEVTTVARPGQAFTGEVQAVDNRIDAASRTLRIRAKIDNRADVLRAGMSFNVSMKFAGDKYPAVDPLSVQWDSQGSFVWRVVDGKSNKVRVSIVQRNPDFVLVKAGIKDGDAIVTQGLQRVREGGPVRFGNEMASKNGVATQ; encoded by the coding sequence ATGGCCTTTTGGAAGCAGTTTGTTCTTTCTCTTATCGTTATTGCGGCCGGCTTTGCCGGATGGATTTTTCTTGTGCCGGGTGCCGCCGATGTATTGAGAAATGCCGGCGTCCCGCAAAACCTTGTCGCCAGGGTGGCTCCCCCCGTGAAGCCCGGGGGCGATGCGTCGGGTCAGGGCGAGGGCAGCCAGGGCGGACGCAACGGCGGCGGGCGCAACAGCGCCGTTCTGGTCGTGACGCAGGCCGTCGTGCAGGGCGTTGTCAACGACCGGCTGAACGCGATCGGCACAGGCGACGCGATCCGCTCCGTGGCGGTGACGCCGCAGGCAATGGGCACGATCCGTGAGATCCTCATCAAGTCCGGCGACAAGGTCAAGCAGGGTCAGGTGCTTGCCAAGCTCGACAGCGAGGAGCAGGTGATCGCCAAGGGGCAGGCCGAAGTGGCGCTGAAGAGCGCGATCGAGAAATCCAATCTCTATCACAACATCAAGTCCAGCGTTGCGCGCATGGACGTATTCGATGCCGAGATCGCCGAGCAGGGGGCGCGGCTGCAGCTGCAGGCCGCCGAGCTCAATCTCACCCGGCGCAATATCGTGGCGCCGATCGACGGCATCGTCGGCATCGTCCCGGTCAACATCGGCGACAACGTGACCACCAGCACGCCGATCGTGACGCTCGACGACCGCTCGGAAATCCTGGTCGACTACTGGGTGCCGGAGCGCTTTGCCAATACGGTTTCCGTCGGCCAGCCGGTTGAGGTAACCACCGTCGCGCGGCCGGGACAGGCGTTCACCGGAGAGGTCCAGGCAGTCGACAACCGCATCGATGCGGCGAGCCGGACACTGCGCATCCGCGCCAAGATCGACAACCGCGCGGACGTGCTTCGCGCCGGCATGTCCTTCAATGTCAGCATGAAATTCGCAGGCGACAAATATCCGGCCGTTGATCCGCTTTCCGTCCAGTGGGATTCGCAGGGCTCTTTCGTCTGGCGGGTGGTCGACGGCAAGTCGAACAAGGTGCGTGTCAGCATCGTGCAACGCAATCCGGATTTCGTGCTCGTGAAGGCCGGCATCAAGGATGGCGACGCCATCGTGACGCAGGGCCTGCAGCGCGTCCGCGAGGGTGGGCCGGTGCGCTTCGGCAATGAAATGGCCTCGAAAAACGGGGTCGCGACACAATGA